CATATGTGCCGGTCAATCCTGGATGGGATTTGGTTGTGGCCAATTTGGGAAGGGTTCCGGTTGTCGCCGCCTGTCTGGGATCGGTTGCCGGCCTCGGCGCAGCGCGGGTGGCTGCCTCCCATTTTTCGGTGATGGTGGAGGGAACATCGCAGCTGTTTGTAGCGGGACCACAAATTGTTAAATACGGAATCGGTCAGGATCTTTCGAAGGAAGAGCTGGGCGGCGTTCAGGTCCACCGTTCCAGCGGAGCTGTTGATAATGTGGCGAAAACAGAAGCGGAAGCATTCCAACAGATTCGTCAATTTCTTTCTTATCTGCCATCAAACGTTTGGCAATTGCCTCCGGTTGCACCATCCGCTGATGATCCGGACAGAAAGGAAGAACCGCTTTTGTCAGCGATTCCAAGAAACCGGCGGGTTCCTTATAAAATCAGACAGATACTGCCGATGATCTTTGACAAGGAATCCATTTTTGAGATGGGACGCTATTACGGCGGCGGTACTGTCGTGGCTTTGGCCAGATTGAACGGCCATCCGGTCGGTGTGATTGCGCCTGATCCTTATGTTGGAGGCGGCTGCCTGACTGTTGAAAGCTGTGACAAGTTGGAGCGGTTTGTTGATCTGTGCCAAACATTCCATTTGCCGATTGTCAATCTGGTCGACCAACCGGGCATCGCGATCGGTCTTGAAGCGGAAAAAAAGGGGACCATACGTCGCGGAGTTCGTGCCGTTGCGGCAGTCTATCAAGCATCCGTTCCGATGATCGAAATTATTATTCGCCGCGTATTCGGAGTTGGCGGTGCCGGTATGATCAACGGGCACGGACTGCATTTACGTTATGCGTGGCCCTCCGGAGAGTGGGGTTCGCTGCCGGTGGAAGGCGGTATTCAGGTTGCCTACCGACGGGAATTTGAAGCAAGTGACGATCCGCAGGTGCTGTATGAAGAACTTTTGTCTCGCCTGGAAGCGGTAAGGTCGCCTTTCCGTACTGCGGAGCAGTTTGGAATTGAAGAAATCATCGACCCGCGCGACACCCGGCCTCTATTATGCGAATGGATAAAAGACGCCTATCAGTTGCTGCCGCAGCAGGTTGGACCTTCCCCCCATCCGATGCGTCCTTAAAAACGGTTGCCACGTCATAAAAGCTGTCTGCCAGGAATATGTTGGGTACAAACATATTCTGATGGCTTGAATTTTCAGATAAGGGGGAATTATATGTTAATTTTTAAGCTGGCAAGCGCGTCGCTCCTGGTATGCGGACTGATGCTAACAGCTGCCTGCGGGGGTAATTCACAGTCGAATCCCACCGGTGGTAACGCGGCAAAGACATCGGGGGATCCAATCAAAGTGGGAGCCATCGTGGAATTGACAGGCGGGGCCGCGCTAAGCGGAAAGTTCAAACAGCAGGGAATTGAGCTTGCGGTGGAGCAGATTAACAAAGAAGGAGGCATTATGGGACGCCCCGTACAGGCGGTCTTTGAAGATGACCAAACGTCCAATCCGGGCGCTGTGTCCGCTTATCAAAAACTGATCAGCCAAAATGTGGTGGCGGTTATCGGTTCAATTCGCAGCACAGAAACGCAGGCGCTCGATCCTTACATTCGGAATGCCAAGATTCCGATGCTGTTTGGCGGTACTGACGACAAGCTGACGCAAGCCGGCAATGAGTGGCTTCTCCGGTTTCGTCCACCCGATCGCTTCGCCGCTGAGACGCTTGTCGACTATACGGCTAACGATTTGCAGAAAAAACGAATTGCGATCATCTATTCTTCCGAAACGTTCGGTGAGAACGGCAAAAAT
The sequence above is a segment of the Effusibacillus dendaii genome. Coding sequences within it:
- a CDS encoding acyl-CoA carboxylase subunit beta, yielding MSWQPEINELHKREEWARKMGGEERVTKHKAQGKLTVRERIEQLLDPETFHETGALAGKATYQNGELVDFRPSNFLLGTGLINGRKVVVGADDFTVRGGAADGSIRGKQEYAERMAHDLQLPIVRLVDGTGGGGSVKSLDDMGYTYVPVNPGWDLVVANLGRVPVVAACLGSVAGLGAARVAASHFSVMVEGTSQLFVAGPQIVKYGIGQDLSKEELGGVQVHRSSGAVDNVAKTEAEAFQQIRQFLSYLPSNVWQLPPVAPSADDPDRKEEPLLSAIPRNRRVPYKIRQILPMIFDKESIFEMGRYYGGGTVVALARLNGHPVGVIAPDPYVGGGCLTVESCDKLERFVDLCQTFHLPIVNLVDQPGIAIGLEAEKKGTIRRGVRAVAAVYQASVPMIEIIIRRVFGVGGAGMINGHGLHLRYAWPSGEWGSLPVEGGIQVAYRREFEASDDPQVLYEELLSRLEAVRSPFRTAEQFGIEEIIDPRDTRPLLCEWIKDAYQLLPQQVGPSPHPMRP